A segment of the Gammaproteobacteria bacterium genome:
GCATGCAGGAACACCAGCAGATCGCCGCGAGCCGCCGCCGCGCCGGCATTCATCTGGGTGGCGCGACACGGTTTCCCGGTAACGATCCGGTCGGTTAGCGGAGCCGCCAGCCTGCAGGTGGCGTCATCGCTGTATCCGTCGGCGACGATAACCTCGTGCCCTCTTTTCCGCAGTTTCTGCAGCGGTTGCAGGCAGTTGCGGATGCCTGCCGCCTCGTTTCGCGCAGGGATGACGAACGACAGGTTCACGGCCCCAGGGCCCCGCTGCAACTGCTTCCCTGTCCGGCCGTGCAGCCGTAGCAATGGTCGGCTACCCGTATGGGCCAACCCTGCAGATCCGCGTTCAGCAGATCGGCCAGCCGCATCCGTCGCGCGTTTCCCCGGGGGTATAGTCCCAGACCGAGCATCTGGTTGAAATCGCAGTCATAGACATAGCCCTGCCAGTCGACGCTCAGCAGGGTGCGGCACATAACCAGGGGCAAGTTTTCGTCCCGGTGGGCGGCCCGCAGCAACCGCAGGTAGGGATCGAACTCTCCCCTGGAGACCAGGGCGCTGCCGAAGCGGCGGATCGGCATGTTGCACAGGGTGAGCAACCGATCGAACTCGATGCCGTAGCGTTCCTTCAGCGCGTTCTTGTAGTTTGCCTCCAGTTCTTCCTGCGGCGGCGGCAGCGTCGGTCCCTGGGGGTTGTACACCAAGTTGAGCCTGCGCTCGGCATCTCCCTGGCCGTAGCCCAGTCGGTTCAGTCGTTGCAGCCCCCGGACGCTCTTCTGAAATACTCCCCGGCCGCGTTGGCGGTCAACGTTCTCTTCCAGGTAGCAGGGGAGCGAGGCGACGATCTCGACGTTGTGTTTGGCCAGAAAGTCCGCCAGCTCTTCCTGGCCGGGCTCCTCCAGGATGGTGAGATTGCAGCGGTCAATCACGTGGCTTCCTGCAGCGGTGGCCTCTTGCACCAGGAAACGGAAGTGAGGGTTCAGCTCCGGCGCGCCGCCGGTCAGGTCCAGGGTGGGAATGGCGGCGACGCGCAGGTAGCGCAGTACCAACTCCGCCGTCTCCCGGTTCATTTGCTCCTTGCGGCGCGGGCTGGCATTGACGTGGCAATGCGTGCATTGCTGGTTGCAGGTGAGGCCGATATTGGCCTGCAAAGTTTCGAGGCGGCGGCGGCGTAGCGGAGGAAACCCTCGCGATTGCAGCAGTGGCAGAGTGTCGTGCATGGCAGGCCGTCTTTTTCGGATTCAAGATACCATGCGGCGGCTATAGAGTCATTTGCCTGGGAGATATGGGAACTGGAAAAGGTTTCCGGGGCCGGTATTCTACAATACCCGGGGCGCCCTCGCACACTTCGTCATAGCGGTCCCCAAATCCGCGCGTGGCTCGCGTGGAGAAGGAGCAGGGCAGGTCCCGCGGTGTGTAGCCGCGGGGGGTTCGGTACCGTTGCGGTTGGCCGCTATGCGCCCGATGGGCGCACGACAGCCGCGTCTGGCAAGGACGGGGCGTCTCGGGTAGAATATTCGCCATGGTCGTGACGCGGGGCCGTAGCTCAGTTGGGAGAGCGCAGCAATCGCACTGCTGAGGTCAGGGGTTCGATTCCCCTCGGCTCCACAAAAGGCCGGTGGCGGCCGCGGGACATTCTTGGCCGGTGGCGAAAGAGTTCTTTTCCGCGGTCTCTTTGCCCTGGTAGCTCAGCAGGATAGAGCGACGGCCTCCTAAGCCGTAGGTCCCAGGTTCGAATCCTGGTCAGGGCGCCATCGTTGCATCGTTTGCAGGCAGGGAGAAAAGCTTTGCGGAGCGCCCGGGCGGGAACAGTGCAGCCCCATATTGCCGGCTGTCGGTTGGCGGCGGCTCTGTCGCTGCTGCTGCCTTTCGTTTGCGTACAGGCGGAAGGAGTTTCCGGGACATCTTCCGTCGGCGCGGAAGAGCCGCTCCTGGTGCGGGAGATCGCCGCTGGCGTTTATTTGCATGCCGGTCGGCACGAGCCGCTGACCAGCCCTCGGCGCGAAGATACGGCGAATATCGGCTTTATCGTTGGCCGGCGTTGCGTGGCGGTCATTGACAGCGGCGGTTCCGTGAGGATAGGACGCCGTTTGCTTGCGGCGATTCGCACGCATACACCCCTGCCGGTTTGTTACGTAATTAACACCCATGTCCACTACGACCACATCCTGGGTAATGCCGCTTTTCTTGACGAAGGCTCGGAGTTTGTCGGCCATGCCGGGTTGGCCGGCGCGGTGGCCGGCAGCGAGGAATTTTTTCGCAGGGAATTTGCCGCCGAACTGGGACGGCGGGAGGTCGTGGCCCCCACCCGCCTGGTGGAACGACAGTTGCTCCTGGACCTGGGCGGCAGGAAGTTGCGGTTGCAGTCCTGGCCGGCGGCGCATACCGGCGAAGATCTCACCGTGTTGGATATGGAAACGGGGACTTTGTGGACCGGAGATTTGCTTTTCCGGGAGCGCCTGCCGGTTATAGACGGCAGCCTGAAAGGCTGGTTGGCGGCGATGGCGGAGATGGAGCAGTTGGCGGCGGTCCAGATCGTGCCGGGACATGGCCCGCCGGCCGGGCAATGGAAGGAGGCGGCAGCCGACCAGACACGTTACCTGCGGGCGTTGCTGGAAGAGACGCGGGCGATGGTCGCGCGCGGCGCTTTTCTGGAGGAGGCCCTTGATACGGTGGCACGGCAGGAAGAAGGCCGTTGGACATTGTTCGATCAGGGTCATCGGCGCAACGTCAGTCGCGCCTTTTTGGAGTTGGAATGGGAATAGCGCGCAGCTGCGCGGACCATACTGTCGTCACTGTCGTCGGCGGGTTTGACGGCGAGAGATTCGGCGGCATTGGTCGGCTCTGTCCCGTTGTTTCCGGTGTGTCTCCAGCGTGCGGGCGGACGCGCCCCCTGGAGGTTGGCATATGAGCGAGGTGCCGGGGCCGGGACGGAAGGCGCCGCCCCTGTACGGACGACCGGCGCGTTCTCGTGCCGGTTTGGCGGTGGCGCTGATCGTGTTGGCGGGTGCGGCCCTGCTGTTGTGGCAACGGGGCGTCTGGCAGCAGTTGTTGCCGAGTTCGGAGGAGCGCGCCCCCCCGGACTCCCAGCCCGCCCCGTCTCCCCAGTTGCGTTCGGAAGCGGAGCAATACCTCAAAGAGATTGTGCCGCGGCCGGAAGCGGTAACGGATGCCCGGCAGGCGGACGGCTTTGTCACCCCGGAGCATAAGATTAGGTTGCGGGACGAGCCGCGGTACCGGGAATTCGAACTGGGCGACCTGTTGCGGCAGCCGGATATAAACGAGGATACGCCGATCACGGTGCTTGAGGAGCAAGAACAGGTCGAATACCGCACGCTCCGCCAGTTGCTTGAGGACGGCGACGGCGACTGGGAGCGCGTTATCCATGCGCTTGAAGGAGAACGTGTGGTGCGGCGCACCCTGCGCGAGCTGTCGGAGGAACTTGCCGTCGGCATGGACGATCTGTTGGCGGTTATGGTGACGAAAGAGCGCGCGGTGGACACTACGCCCGGCGCGCTATTGCGGGAGCGGGACGACGTTGCCGGCGGCACGGTGAAAGTGCTGCAAGAGGGACGGCCCGAGCAGGTCGCCACCGTCGGCGAATTGCTGGCCGGACAGGAGGAGCTTGGGGAGGATAGCTTGTACTACGTGCATACCGTGCTCCCCGGCGACCATCAGGGGCTCTGGGGCATCGTCCATGACGGTCTGATAGAGAATTTTGCGCGCGGCATCGCCCTTCGCCGCAACGAGCGGATGGAACATTACCAGGTTGATATCCCGCGTTCCGCCGACGAACGACTCGAGGACGAGACCAGTTCTTTTCTGGGCAGTTTTGTGGATTCCAAGGTACGCGAATCTTATGTGTACAATTTCGAGGAGGGGCGCATGGGCAGGGATCCGGACACGATTCGCCCGGCCCAGGAGGTCGCCATTATCGGCTTTAGCAACGAGGAATTAATCCAGATTTACGAGCATTTCGCCACCCGCAACCCACAGTCCGCAAGCCCTGTCCGCTAGGCTTTGCCGGTTTGGGGTGGCCGCCGCGTACGGCGGTGGCGTCCCGTTCGGCTATTGGCTATTTCGAGATAAGCAGGCCCGTGGTTTGCGCGAGTCGGTTGACCAGGACGCGGATAAAGGCCCGGGAGAATTTAAGCTGTACCGCGGGGGAGAGTTTTGCCGCCAGGTTGGCATTGATCTTGACCAGATGGCTGTGATCGCCGGCGCTGACGGTGGCGGTGCGTTTGATGCCCGTCAAATAGCCCATCTCGCCGAAACATCCCCCCGTGTCCAGCCGGTCGATATCGACGCCTTCCTTGCTGATCTTCACGTTGCCGTTAATCACCAGATAGAAAGAGTCGTTGATCGTCCCCTCGCAGATAACCGCCTCTCCCGGTTTGTACTCCTCGCAAATGCAGATCTCCGTTACTTCTTTGATTTCCGGAGGAGTGAATTCGCTGAAGAATTGGATCTGCTGCAGGGAGTCCAGCAATTCTTCCAGCTTGGGCCCGACATTGAACTCTCCCAGGTTCTTGAACGTCTTGCTTAGATCTTGCGCGAGCTCCTCGCCGGTGCCGTAACGTTGCTCAGGATCCTGGTTCAAGGTGCGATCGATGACGAGTTGCAGGATGGGGGGCAGGTCGAGGCGGTACCTTGTCAGTGCCGGCGGCGCCTGCTGGTGTTTCCGGCACAATTCCTGCAGATTCTTTGCCGGGAAG
Coding sequences within it:
- the arsS gene encoding arsenosugar biosynthesis radical SAM protein ArsS (Some members of this family are selenoproteins.), with amino-acid sequence MHDTLPLLQSRGFPPLRRRRLETLQANIGLTCNQQCTHCHVNASPRRKEQMNRETAELVLRYLRVAAIPTLDLTGGAPELNPHFRFLVQEATAAGSHVIDRCNLTILEEPGQEELADFLAKHNVEIVASLPCYLEENVDRQRGRGVFQKSVRGLQRLNRLGYGQGDAERRLNLVYNPQGPTLPPPQEELEANYKNALKERYGIEFDRLLTLCNMPIRRFGSALVSRGEFDPYLRLLRAAHRDENLPLVMCRTLLSVDWQGYVYDCDFNQMLGLGLYPRGNARRMRLADLLNADLQGWPIRVADHCYGCTAGQGSSCSGALGP
- a CDS encoding quinoprotein relay system zinc metallohydrolase 2, translating into MAAALSLLLPFVCVQAEGVSGTSSVGAEEPLLVREIAAGVYLHAGRHEPLTSPRREDTANIGFIVGRRCVAVIDSGGSVRIGRRLLAAIRTHTPLPVCYVINTHVHYDHILGNAAFLDEGSEFVGHAGLAGAVAGSEEFFRREFAAELGRREVVAPTRLVERQLLLDLGGRKLRLQSWPAAHTGEDLTVLDMETGTLWTGDLLFRERLPVIDGSLKGWLAAMAEMEQLAAVQIVPGHGPPAGQWKEAAADQTRYLRALLEETRAMVARGAFLEEALDTVARQEEGRWTLFDQGHRRNVSRAFLELEWE